A single Candidatus Rubidus massiliensis DNA region contains:
- the dppB_2 gene encoding Dipeptide transport system permease protein DppB has translation MIQSLKLSFSYFTNSVISLLGIIILTFCFMKLIPGDPFLESKALDEHVHQRLLDYHGLNGSLTEQLLTYLKNVSSFNLGTSLKYKDLTVIEIIVNNFPISAQLGGMAFLASMINGIFLGTLSAYHYKKKGDKVFFFSSTLALSLPTFFIGTFLQYYFSFKWHIFPIGRWGSISHAILPILTLSIIPSMQIAKLVRAQVLQIFQKNYYISEKLKGLPPISIYKNCIFKNSLLPLFPFFGQLGANLLTGSFIVEKIFAIPGLGFWYVQSIGNRDYPVIMGLTIFYSTLLLGFILLSEVLQRLLNPLANTKIS, from the coding sequence TTCAATCCCTTAAATTGTCGTTTAGTTACTTTACAAATAGTGTTATATCATTGCTTGGTATTATCATTTTAACTTTTTGTTTTATGAAATTAATACCAGGCGATCCTTTTTTAGAATCTAAGGCTTTAGATGAACATGTTCACCAACGTTTATTAGATTATCATGGGCTAAATGGATCTTTAACAGAGCAACTTTTAACTTATTTAAAAAACGTTTCCTCTTTTAATTTAGGGACTTCTTTAAAATATAAAGATCTAACTGTTATTGAAATTATAGTGAATAATTTTCCCATATCTGCACAACTTGGCGGCATGGCTTTTTTAGCGTCTATGATAAACGGAATTTTTTTAGGGACTTTATCGGCTTATCATTATAAAAAAAAAGGGGACAAAGTCTTTTTTTTTAGTTCTACATTAGCCCTTTCTTTGCCAACTTTTTTCATTGGCACTTTCCTTCAATATTACTTTAGCTTTAAATGGCATATTTTTCCCATTGGCCGCTGGGGCTCAATTTCTCATGCAATATTACCCATTCTAACTTTGAGTATAATTCCTAGTATGCAAATTGCAAAACTTGTAAGAGCACAAGTGCTTCAAATCTTTCAAAAAAACTACTATATATCTGAAAAATTGAAAGGGTTACCCCCTATTTCTATTTATAAAAATTGTATTTTTAAAAATTCACTTCTTCCCCTCTTCCCTTTTTTTGGACAATTGGGTGCAAACCTTTTAACCGGCAGTTTTATTGTAGAGAAAATTTTTGCAATTCCAGGACTTGGGTTTTGGTATGTACAAAGCATTGGCAATCGAGACTATCCAGTAATCATGGGTTTGACGATTTTTTACAGCACTTTACTCCTTGGTTTTATTTTACTCTCAGAAGTTTTGCAACGTTTATTAAACCCTTTAGCAAATACAAAAATAAGTTGA
- the oppC gene encoding Stage 0 sporulation protein KC: MPIGKCFLGYCILICLLCLASITPFLSPYSYQETNLALANQAPSWNHWFGTDDLGRDVFTRVSYGISISIGVGLAAAVLDLIIGFFWGGIAGMTGGIVEKTLMRIIDILVCIPSLILSILLVIVLGNGIYSLILALGLTGWVSMARLVRSEISFIKNQDYYLNGKLIGASSSRLLFHYILPNIFHTVLICLTLTIPSAIFSEAFLSFLGIGVQAPIASLGSMAFESLNAYHNYPWRLFFPSIFITLIIFSFYLIAEGLKEQKEMYA; encoded by the coding sequence ATGCCAATAGGTAAATGTTTTTTAGGCTATTGTATTTTAATTTGTTTACTTTGCCTCGCCTCTATAACCCCTTTTCTATCTCCTTACTCTTATCAAGAAACGAATTTAGCATTGGCAAATCAAGCGCCAAGCTGGAACCATTGGTTTGGAACGGATGATCTTGGAAGAGATGTTTTTACAAGAGTAAGTTACGGAATATCCATTTCAATAGGAGTTGGGTTAGCTGCGGCTGTTCTTGATTTAATTATTGGTTTTTTTTGGGGAGGGATAGCTGGCATGACTGGTGGTATTGTTGAGAAAACCTTAATGAGGATAATTGACATTTTAGTGTGCATTCCTTCTCTTATCTTGTCTATTCTTTTAGTGATTGTCTTGGGAAATGGTATCTACTCGTTAATTTTAGCTTTAGGATTAACAGGATGGGTATCAATGGCAAGACTTGTTAGATCGGAAATTTCATTTATTAAAAATCAAGATTACTATCTCAATGGAAAATTAATTGGAGCATCTTCTAGTCGACTTTTATTTCATTATATTTTACCAAATATATTCCACACAGTCCTCATTTGCCTAACATTAACAATACCATCTGCTATTTTTTCTGAAGCTTTTTTAAGCTTTTTAGGGATCGGGGTCCAAGCGCCCATTGCAAGTTTGGGATCTATGGCTTTTGAATCATTAAATGCTTATCACAACTATCCTTGGCGCTTGTTTTTTCCAAGCATTTTTATTACTTTAATAATCTTTAGCTTTTATTTAATTGCCGAAGGTTTAAAAGAACAAAAAGAGATGTATGCTTAA